A window of Deltaproteobacteria bacterium contains these coding sequences:
- a CDS encoding PQQ-dependent dehydrogenase, methanol/ethanol family: protein MKEEIAMVRRGREIRVCTLASLFVLLSGAAQAAEEKTYDLKPVTQERLLKGTEDPSAWLMYGGDYNSWRYSALKDINKQNVKKLAVAWIFQTGIPGQLEASPVIADGILYLTTSYNHLFALDAVTGEAIWKYDHPLPDDIRICCGPTNRGVAIADDKVFMATLDARLVALDRKTGKVAWNVEIDKYANGFSSTVAPLIVKDKVVVGIAGGEYGVRGYLDAYDVTTGERKWRTYTTPGEGEKGVETWEGDSWKFGGGPTWITGSYDPEQDVLFWAAGNTSPDWNGDARKGDNLYTDSVLAMNPDTGEVKWHFQFTPHDVWDYDGNTDLFLVNVMRNGRNVKALAQPNRNGFLYVLDRTSGKFLHGGQYVDQLNWAKGLDENGRPIVDPKYIPQEEGKEWICPGAPGGKNSSYTAAYSPTTKLMYVPVIESCMQMKKAAATFIQGIPFWGGGWNGSQGDDGTAYGHFSAIDTTTGAIKWRHKEKYPLLGGTLATGGGLVFTGNQEGHVKAFDDTTGKLLWQFQTGASVRGQPATYKIGGRQYIAMPSGGGGIVATVAGEPPLASKGSAVIVFALPQ from the coding sequence ATGAAGGAGGAAATTGCTATGGTTCGCCGTGGGCGCGAGATACGTGTATGCACCCTCGCCAGCTTGTTTGTCTTGCTTTCAGGGGCTGCACAAGCTGCGGAAGAAAAAACCTACGACCTCAAACCCGTCACGCAAGAACGCTTGTTGAAGGGCACTGAAGATCCATCTGCCTGGTTGATGTATGGCGGTGACTATAACAGTTGGCGCTATAGTGCATTGAAAGACATTAACAAACAGAATGTGAAGAAACTTGCGGTCGCCTGGATCTTCCAAACTGGGATTCCTGGACAATTAGAAGCCTCGCCGGTTATTGCCGACGGCATTCTGTATCTGACCACGTCCTATAATCATCTCTTTGCGCTTGATGCCGTGACCGGTGAAGCGATCTGGAAATATGATCACCCTTTGCCGGATGATATCCGGATTTGCTGCGGGCCAACCAATCGTGGTGTCGCTATTGCTGACGATAAAGTCTTTATGGCGACGCTCGATGCGCGGTTAGTGGCCCTTGATCGCAAGACTGGCAAAGTGGCGTGGAATGTAGAGATCGATAAATATGCCAACGGTTTTAGTTCGACCGTCGCTCCACTGATCGTGAAGGATAAAGTGGTTGTTGGTATCGCTGGCGGTGAGTATGGCGTTCGTGGATATCTCGACGCCTATGATGTCACAACCGGCGAACGTAAATGGCGAACCTATACCACTCCAGGTGAGGGGGAGAAAGGCGTTGAAACCTGGGAAGGTGACTCGTGGAAATTTGGTGGTGGCCCCACCTGGATCACTGGTTCGTACGATCCTGAACAAGATGTGTTGTTCTGGGCAGCGGGGAACACCTCACCAGACTGGAACGGTGACGCACGTAAGGGCGATAATCTGTACACCGATTCTGTTCTGGCGATGAACCCTGATACTGGCGAAGTGAAATGGCATTTCCAGTTCACGCCGCATGATGTCTGGGACTACGATGGCAACACCGATCTGTTTCTCGTCAATGTGATGCGGAACGGTCGAAACGTCAAAGCCCTGGCGCAGCCCAACCGTAACGGCTTTCTGTATGTGTTGGATCGGACGTCAGGAAAATTTCTCCACGGTGGTCAGTATGTCGATCAACTCAACTGGGCGAAGGGACTCGATGAGAATGGTCGTCCGATCGTTGATCCCAAATATATTCCTCAAGAAGAAGGAAAAGAGTGGATCTGTCCGGGTGCTCCAGGTGGGAAAAATAGTTCATATACCGCGGCGTATAGTCCAACGACGAAGCTGATGTATGTCCCGGTCATTGAGAGCTGCATGCAGATGAAAAAAGCAGCGGCAACGTTCATTCAAGGAATTCCGTTCTGGGGTGGAGGTTGGAATGGCAGCCAGGGCGATGACGGGACAGCCTACGGCCATTTCTCTGCAATTGATACGACAACCGGCGCAATTAAATGGCGGCATAAAGAAAAGTATCCGTTGCTCGGCGGAACGCTGGCCACAGGTGGTGGCCTGGTGTTTACCGGTAACCAAGAAGGACATGTCAAAGCATTTGACGATACCACTGGTAAACTGTTGTGGCAGTTCCAGACTGGCGCGTCAGTGCGTGGACAACCAGCAACCTACAAGATTGGTGGTCGTCAATATATTGCGATGCCCTCTGGCGGTGGTGGCATTGTCGCAACCGTGGCTGGCGAGCCTCCGCTGGCCAGTAAAGGGAGTGCGGTGATTGTGTTTGCGCTGCCGCAGTAA
- a CDS encoding PQQ-dependent dehydrogenase, methanol/ethanol family: MWLNTRRIVSMQQSWLRRFAGSIVALVVLFPLAVHAQSGKKEWDLKPVTTARLLNGTDDPSSWLMYGGNYQNWRFSPLKDINTKNVKNLQVAWIFQTGIPGQLETAPIVADGIMYVVAAYNHVYALDAATGEPIWKYDHPLPDDLRICCGPTNRGVALSGDKVFVATLDARMVALDRKTGKVIWNVEMDDYRVGYSSTAAPLVIRKNVIIGIAGGEYGVRSWIDAYDVETGKRTWRRYTIPSEGEKGVETWAGDSWKTGGGPAWVTGSYDQKADILYWATGNPSPDWNGDTRKGDNLYTNSVLALNPDTGEMKWYFQFTPHDEWDYDGNTGMFLVDVNRSGAMVPALAQPNRNGFVYVLDRNNGKYLHGSQYVEQLNWAKGLDEKGRPIVDPKYLPVEGGNKEYICPGNVGGQNGSYTAAYSPQTKLMYVPVIESCGKMEKAVSTFIQGIPFWGGGPGATQADDQSSYGHLSAIDPTTGAIKWRYKDDYPLVGGTLATAGGLVFTGNQMGYAMAFNDATGEVLWKSQTGSTVRGQPTAYKIGGRQYVAVPSGGGGLAVTIVGENPLGTKGSAIIVYALPR; the protein is encoded by the coding sequence ATGTGGCTGAACACAAGGAGGATCGTGTCCATGCAGCAGTCCTGGTTACGGCGATTCGCCGGAAGTATTGTCGCACTTGTTGTGCTTTTCCCATTGGCCGTGCACGCGCAGAGCGGGAAGAAAGAGTGGGACTTGAAACCCGTAACGACGGCCCGTTTGCTCAATGGTACTGACGACCCGTCATCCTGGTTGATGTACGGCGGGAACTATCAGAATTGGCGTTTCAGCCCACTCAAGGACATCAACACCAAGAATGTCAAAAACTTGCAGGTCGCCTGGATTTTTCAAACTGGAATCCCTGGACAACTGGAAACCGCACCGATCGTCGCCGATGGGATTATGTATGTCGTCGCTGCCTACAATCATGTGTATGCGTTAGATGCAGCGACCGGTGAGCCGATTTGGAAATACGATCACCCGCTTCCAGACGATTTACGAATCTGCTGCGGACCAACCAACCGCGGCGTTGCGTTGTCGGGTGACAAAGTGTTTGTTGCGACCCTGGATGCGCGCATGGTCGCGTTAGATCGTAAAACCGGCAAGGTCATCTGGAACGTGGAGATGGATGACTACAGAGTTGGCTATAGCTCGACTGCCGCTCCGCTTGTGATCAGGAAGAATGTCATCATCGGTATTGCTGGTGGTGAGTATGGGGTTCGCAGTTGGATTGATGCCTATGATGTCGAAACCGGGAAACGCACCTGGAGACGCTACACGATCCCATCCGAAGGGGAGAAGGGTGTAGAAACATGGGCCGGTGATTCATGGAAGACTGGCGGCGGACCGGCCTGGGTGACTGGCTCGTACGATCAAAAGGCTGACATTCTCTACTGGGCAACTGGAAACCCGTCACCGGACTGGAATGGTGATACACGCAAAGGTGATAATCTCTACACCAACTCCGTGTTAGCCTTAAACCCTGATACTGGTGAGATGAAATGGTACTTCCAGTTTACGCCGCATGATGAATGGGATTACGATGGTAACACCGGCATGTTTCTCGTCGATGTGAATCGCAGTGGCGCGATGGTGCCAGCGCTTGCTCAACCGAACCGGAACGGCTTTGTCTATGTGTTAGACCGGAACAATGGGAAGTATCTCCACGGCTCACAATATGTTGAACAACTGAATTGGGCCAAAGGCCTTGATGAGAAAGGCCGCCCGATCGTCGATCCGAAGTATTTGCCGGTGGAAGGTGGCAATAAAGAATATATCTGCCCAGGTAACGTGGGTGGGCAAAACGGGTCATATACCGCCGCGTATAGTCCGCAGACAAAGCTGATGTATGTCCCAGTTATTGAAAGCTGCGGGAAGATGGAGAAGGCGGTGTCTACCTTTATCCAAGGCATTCCATTCTGGGGCGGAGGCCCGGGGGCAACCCAAGCCGATGATCAATCGTCCTATGGTCACCTGTCCGCGATTGATCCTACCACTGGCGCGATCAAGTGGCGCTATAAAGATGACTATCCGTTAGTGGGTGGGACATTGGCGACGGCTGGGGGACTGGTGTTTACCGGTAATCAAATGGGCTATGCGATGGCCTTTAACGATGCGACCGGCGAAGTCCTG